In Sinorhizobium mexicanum, one DNA window encodes the following:
- the thiC gene encoding phosphomethylpyrimidine synthase ThiC, whose product MNVIKPLAAPSVTQGPLPASQKVYKPGEIHPDIRVPMREIALHPTSGEPPVTVYDSSGPYTLDNADIRIDRGLPELRRQWILGRGDVETYQGRSVKAEDNGFATGERLTPEFPVRREPLRAKPGQAVTQLAYARAGIITPEMEFIAIRENLGRKAAREALTRDGESFGASVPDYVTPEFVRQEVAAGRAIIPANINHAETEPMIIGRNFLVKINANIGNSAVTSSMAEEVEKMVWATRWGADTVMDLSTGRNIHNIREWIIRNSPVPIGTVPLYQALEKVNGIAEDLTWEVYRDTLIEQAEQGVDYFTIHAGVRLHYIPLTVNRVTGIVSRGGSIMAKWCLHHHRESFLYEHFEEICDICRAYDVSFSLGDGLRPGSIADANDKAQFAELETLGELTKIAWAKDCQVMIEGPGHVPMHKIKENMDKQLEVCGEAPFYTLGPLTTDIAPGYDHITSGIGAAMIGWFGTAMLCYVTPKEHLGLPDRDDVKTGVITYKIAAHAADLAKGHPAARIRDDALSRARFEFRWEDQFNLSLDPETARSFHDETLPKEAHKVAHFCSMCGPKFCSMRISHDIRAEAQKEGLAAMAAKYRDGGDLYMPVGEEAQPGE is encoded by the coding sequence ATGAATGTTATCAAGCCTCTCGCAGCGCCATCGGTCACGCAGGGTCCTCTTCCGGCCTCGCAGAAAGTCTACAAGCCCGGCGAGATCCATCCCGATATCCGCGTGCCGATGCGCGAGATCGCGCTGCATCCGACCTCCGGCGAGCCGCCGGTGACGGTCTACGACTCCTCCGGCCCCTACACGCTCGACAACGCGGATATCCGCATCGACCGGGGCCTGCCGGAGCTTCGCCGCCAGTGGATCCTTGGGCGTGGCGACGTCGAGACCTATCAGGGCCGCAGCGTCAAGGCGGAAGACAACGGCTTTGCCACCGGCGAGAGGCTGACGCCGGAATTCCCCGTTCGCCGTGAGCCGCTGCGCGCCAAGCCGGGCCAGGCCGTCACCCAGCTTGCCTATGCCCGCGCCGGCATCATCACGCCCGAGATGGAGTTCATCGCCATCCGCGAGAACCTCGGCCGCAAGGCGGCAAGGGAGGCGCTCACGCGCGACGGCGAGAGCTTCGGCGCATCGGTTCCCGATTACGTCACGCCGGAATTTGTCCGCCAGGAAGTGGCGGCGGGCCGCGCCATCATTCCGGCCAACATCAACCATGCGGAAACCGAGCCGATGATCATCGGCCGGAATTTCCTGGTGAAGATCAACGCCAATATCGGCAATTCCGCCGTCACCTCGTCGATGGCCGAGGAAGTCGAGAAGATGGTCTGGGCGACGCGCTGGGGCGCCGACACGGTCATGGACCTTTCGACCGGCCGCAACATCCACAACATCCGCGAATGGATCATCCGCAATTCGCCGGTGCCGATCGGCACTGTTCCGCTCTATCAGGCGCTGGAGAAGGTCAACGGCATCGCCGAGGACCTCACCTGGGAGGTCTACCGCGACACGCTGATCGAGCAGGCGGAGCAGGGGGTCGACTATTTCACCATCCATGCCGGTGTGCGGCTGCACTACATTCCGCTGACCGTCAATCGCGTCACCGGCATCGTTTCGCGCGGCGGCTCGATCATGGCCAAGTGGTGCCTGCATCACCATCGCGAAAGCTTCCTCTACGAGCACTTCGAGGAGATCTGCGACATTTGCCGCGCCTATGACGTCTCCTTTTCGCTGGGCGACGGCCTACGCCCCGGCTCGATTGCTGACGCCAACGACAAGGCGCAGTTCGCGGAGCTCGAGACGCTCGGGGAGCTCACGAAGATCGCCTGGGCGAAGGACTGCCAGGTGATGATCGAAGGCCCCGGTCACGTGCCGATGCACAAGATCAAGGAGAACATGGACAAGCAGCTTGAAGTCTGCGGCGAGGCGCCCTTCTACACGCTCGGCCCGCTGACGACCGACATCGCGCCCGGCTACGACCACATCACCTCGGGTATCGGCGCGGCGATGATCGGCTGGTTCGGAACCGCCATGCTCTGCTACGTGACGCCGAAGGAGCATCTGGGGCTGCCCGACCGCGACGACGTCAAGACGGGCGTGATCACCTACAAGATTGCCGCCCACGCCGCCGACCTCGCCAAGGGTCACCCGGCCGCGCGCATCCGCGACGACGCGCTTTCGCGCGCGCGCTTTGAATTCCGCTGGGAGGACCAGTTCAATCTCTCGCTCGACCCGGAGACCGCACGCAGCTTCCACGACGAAACTCTGCCGAAGGAGGCGCACAAGGTCGCGCATTTCTGCTCCATGTGCGGCCCGAAATTCTGTTCGATGCGGATTTCCCACGACATCCGTGCCGAGGCGCAGAAGGAGGGCCTCGCGGCCATGGCGGCCAAATACCGCGATGGCGGCGATCTTTATATGCCGGTCGGCGAAGAAGCGCAGCCGGGAGAGTAG
- a CDS encoding helix-turn-helix domain-containing protein — translation MKRAVPTYELYGEESGERPDFWLHCETIPSRSSLHHWEIGLHRHQSFFQILYIAEGSGDAVFGETSQAISPPAVITIPPTVSHGFRFSRDIDGFVFTILASHLPAAPGGRSRLGTWLAKPCLTPLGESEDGRYVAETLQRLAEEWAARRNHRTGLLDAYLSTVLALTARLAEAPRVDAAAAESENERRMERFDALLRQHVLAHRPAAFYARELGLSQTHLNRVVRSMTGQSVHEVIAERLLNAARRELVFTRASVQEISFRLGFSDAAYFSRFFVRHLGTTPRAWRMAERQKLGV, via the coding sequence ATGAAGCGGGCGGTCCCGACATATGAGCTTTACGGCGAGGAGTCCGGAGAACGGCCTGATTTCTGGCTGCATTGCGAGACGATCCCCTCGCGCAGCAGCCTGCACCATTGGGAAATCGGCCTTCACCGCCATCAGAGCTTCTTTCAGATCCTGTACATCGCCGAGGGCTCGGGCGACGCCGTATTCGGCGAGACGTCGCAGGCAATCTCTCCCCCGGCGGTAATCACCATCCCGCCCACCGTCAGCCATGGCTTCCGCTTTTCCCGCGACATCGACGGTTTCGTTTTCACGATCCTCGCGTCACACCTGCCGGCTGCTCCGGGCGGCCGCAGCAGACTGGGTACATGGCTGGCAAAACCTTGCCTGACGCCGCTCGGCGAAAGCGAGGACGGCCGCTACGTCGCCGAGACCTTGCAGCGCCTGGCGGAGGAATGGGCGGCGCGGCGCAATCACCGCACCGGCCTGCTCGACGCTTATCTCTCGACGGTGCTGGCGCTGACGGCGCGGCTGGCAGAAGCGCCGCGTGTCGACGCGGCTGCCGCGGAAAGCGAAAACGAGCGCCGAATGGAGCGGTTCGACGCCCTGCTCCGACAGCACGTTCTTGCGCACCGGCCGGCGGCGTTCTACGCCCGCGAACTCGGTCTGTCGCAGACGCATTTGAACCGCGTGGTCCGGTCGATGACGGGACAGAGCGTGCACGAGGTGATCGCCGAAAGGCTCTTGAACGCGGCGCGGCGCGAGCTCGTCTTCACCCGTGCCAGCGTCCAGGAGATCAGCTTCCGCCTCGGCTTTTCGGACGCGGCGTATTTCTCGCGCTTCTTCGTCCGTCACCTCGGAACTACGCCGCGCGCGTGGCGGATGGCGGAGCGGCAAAAGCTCGGCGTGTGA
- a CDS encoding DUF427 domain-containing protein, whose product MSDKSIKIPGPDHPIIIDHNPARVVVKLDGRVVADTRDALTLREASYPPVQYIPRKDVDMSLVARTDHSTHCPYKGDASYYSVTPGGERSKNAIWTYENPHAAVREIKDHMAFYPDRVDSIEELPAS is encoded by the coding sequence ATGTCAGACAAGTCGATCAAGATTCCCGGGCCCGATCATCCGATCATCATCGACCACAATCCAGCGCGCGTCGTCGTCAAGCTCGACGGCCGCGTCGTTGCCGATACGCGCGATGCACTGACCTTGCGCGAGGCGTCCTATCCGCCGGTGCAGTATATTCCCCGCAAGGACGTCGACATGTCGCTCGTTGCGCGCACCGATCATTCGACGCATTGCCCCTACAAGGGCGACGCTTCCTACTACAGCGTCACGCCAGGTGGCGAGCGCTCGAAGAACGCCATCTGGACCTATGAAAACCCGCATGCAGCGGTGCGTGAAATCAAGGACCACATGGCATTCTATCCCGATCGGGTGGACTCGATCGAGGAATTGCCGGCGTCTTAG
- the pobA gene encoding 4-hydroxybenzoate 3-monooxygenase encodes MRTQVVIIGSGPSGLLLGQLLTQAGIDNVILDRASKDHILGRVRAGVLEEGTVRLMDEAQSGSRMHAEGLPHDGFSLAFDGRDHRIDLFGLTDGKRVLIYGQTELTRDLMDRREATGASTLYEAANVTPHDFDGDAPYVTYEKGGTTHRIACDFIAGCDGSHGVSRKSVPEKSIRTFEKVYPFGWLGILADVPPVSPELVYANHPRGFALCSMRSMSRSRYYIQCSRDDKLEEWDDQRFWDELRRRLPAHHAERVVTGPSFEKSIAPLRSFVTEPMRFHRLFLVGDAAHIVPPTGAKGLNLAASDVHYLYEGLIEHYEDRSNAGLDAYSVRAISRVWKAVRFSWWMTTMMHRFPDTSDFDQKIQEAELDYLTHSQAAAMALAENYVGLPF; translated from the coding sequence ATGCGAACCCAGGTCGTCATTATCGGTTCGGGACCGTCCGGTCTCCTGCTCGGGCAATTGCTGACACAGGCGGGGATCGACAATGTCATCCTCGATCGTGCGAGCAAGGATCACATCCTCGGCCGGGTGCGGGCCGGCGTGTTGGAGGAGGGTACCGTGCGTCTGATGGACGAGGCGCAGTCCGGCAGCCGCATGCATGCCGAAGGCTTGCCGCATGACGGCTTTTCACTCGCCTTCGACGGTCGCGACCATCGCATCGATCTCTTCGGGTTGACCGACGGCAAGCGCGTGCTGATCTACGGCCAGACGGAACTCACCCGCGATCTCATGGACCGTCGGGAGGCAACCGGCGCATCGACGCTCTACGAGGCTGCGAACGTAACGCCGCATGATTTCGACGGCGACGCACCCTACGTCACCTACGAGAAGGGCGGCACCACGCACCGCATCGCCTGCGATTTCATTGCGGGCTGCGACGGGTCGCACGGGGTCAGTCGCAAATCGGTACCGGAAAAGTCCATCCGCACCTTCGAAAAGGTTTATCCCTTCGGCTGGCTCGGTATCCTCGCCGACGTGCCGCCGGTTAGCCCCGAACTGGTCTACGCCAACCATCCGCGCGGTTTCGCACTCTGTTCGATGCGATCGATGAGTCGCAGCCGCTATTACATCCAGTGCTCGCGCGACGATAAGCTCGAGGAATGGGACGACCAGCGCTTCTGGGACGAGCTGCGCCGCCGGCTGCCGGCCCACCATGCCGAACGGGTGGTGACCGGGCCATCCTTCGAAAAATCGATCGCGCCGCTTCGATCCTTCGTCACCGAGCCGATGCGCTTTCACCGGTTGTTCCTCGTCGGCGATGCGGCCCATATCGTGCCACCGACCGGGGCCAAGGGGCTGAACCTTGCAGCAAGCGACGTGCACTATCTCTACGAGGGGCTCATCGAGCATTACGAGGATCGCTCGAACGCCGGCCTCGACGCCTATTCGGTCCGAGCAATTTCGCGCGTCTGGAAAGCGGTCCGTTTTTCCTGGTGGATGACGACGATGATGCATCGTTTCCCGGACACGAGCGATTTCGATCAGAAGATCCAGGAGGCCGAGCTCGACTATCTCACCCATTCCCAAGCGGCCGCCATGGCGCTTGCGGAAAACTATGTGGGCCTGCCGTTTTGA